A stretch of Bos taurus isolate L1 Dominette 01449 registration number 42190680 breed Hereford chromosome 5, ARS-UCD2.0, whole genome shotgun sequence DNA encodes these proteins:
- the SOX10 gene encoding transcription factor SOX-10: protein MAEEQDLSEVELSPVGSEEPRCLSPGSAPSLGPDGGGGGGGGSGLRASPGPGELGKVKKEQQDGEADDDKFPVCIREAVSQVLSGYDWTLVPMPVRVNGASKSKPHVKRPMNAFMVWAQAARRKLADQYPHLHNAELSKTLGKLWRLLNESDKRPFIEEAERLRMQHKKDHPDYKYQPRRRKNGKAAQGESECPGGEAEQGGAAAIQAHYKSAHLDHRHPGEGSPMSDGNPEHPSGQSHGPPTPPTTPKTELQSGKADPKRDGRSLGEGGKPHIDFGNVDIGEISHEVMSNMETFDVAELDQYLPPNGHPGHVGGYSAAGYGLGSALAVASGHSAWISKPPGVALPTVSPPGVDAKAQVKTETAGPQGPPHYTDQPSTSQIAYTSLSLPHYGSAFPSISRPQFDYSDHQPSGPYYGHSGQTSGLYSAFSYMGPSQRPLYTAISDPSPSGPQSHSPTHWEQPVYTTLSRP, encoded by the exons ATGGCAGAGGAGCAGGACCTGTCCGAGGTGGAGCTGAGCCCCGTGGGCTCCGAGGAGCCGCGCTGCCTGTCCCCGGGGAGCGCGCCCTCGCTGGGGCccgacggcggcggcggcggcggcggcggctcgggCCTGCGAGCTAGCCCGGGGCCCGGCGAGCTGGGcaaggtcaagaaggaacagcaGGACGGCGAGGCAGACGATGATAAGTTCCCCGTGTGCATCCGCGAGGCCGTCAGCCAGGTGCTCAGCGGCTACGACTGGACTCTGGTGCCCATGCCGGTGCGCGTCAACGGCGCCAGCAAGAGCAAGCCGCACGTCAAGCGGCCCATGAACGCCTTCATGGTGTGGGCGCAGGCGGCGCGCAGGAAGCTGGCCGACCAGTACCCGCACCTGCACAACGCCGAGCTCAGCAAGACGCTGGGCAAGCTCTGGAG gctgctGAACGAGAGCGACAAGCGCCCCTTCATTGAGGAGGCCGAGCGGCTGCGGATGCAGCACAAGAAGGACCACCCAGATTACAAGTACCAGCCGCGGAGACGGAAGAACGGGAAGGCGGCCCAGGGAGAGTCGGAGTGCCCAGGCGGGGAGGCTGAGCAGGGCGGCGCGGCCGCCATTCAGGCCCACTACAAGAGCGCCCACCTGGACCACCGGCACCCGGGCGAGGGCTCCCCGATGTCAGACGGAAACCCTGAGCACCCCTCAG GCCAGAGCCATGGCCCACCCACCCCTCCGACCACCCCAAAGACAGAGCTGCAGTCGGGCAAGGCAGACCCCAAACGGGATGGGCGCTCCCTGGGGGAGGGCGGGAAGCCTCACATCGACTTCGGCAACGTGGACATCGGCGAGATCAGCCATGAGGTAATGTCCAACATGGAGACCTTCGACGTGGCCGAGTTGGACCAGTACCTGCCGCCCAACGGGCACCCGGGCCACGTGGGCGGCTACTCGGCAGCCGGCTACGGGCTGGGCAGCGCCCTGGCTGTGGCCAGCGGACACTCTGCCTGGATCTCCAAGCCTCCAGGCGTGGCTCTGCCCACGGTCTCGCCGCCTGGCGTGGACGCCAAAGCCCAGGTGAAGACGGAGACGGCGGGGCCCCAGGGGCCCCCGCACTACACCGACCAGCCGTCCACCTCGCAGATCGCCTACACCTCCCTCAGTCTGCCCCACTACGGCTCCGCCTTCCCCTCCATCTCCCGCCCCCAGTTTGACTACTCTGACCATCAGCCCTCAGGACCCTATTACGGCCACTCGGGCCAGACCTCCGGCCTCTACTCGGCCTTCTCCTACATGGGGCCCTCGCAGCGGCCCCTCTACACGGCCATCTCTGACCCCAGCCCCTCAGGGCCCCAGTCCCATAGCCCCACACACTGGGAGCAGCCGGTATATACGACGCTGTCCCGGCCATAG